One part of the Salmo salar chromosome ssa10, Ssal_v3.1, whole genome shotgun sequence genome encodes these proteins:
- the LOC106613499 gene encoding guanine nucleotide-binding protein subunit beta-4 encodes MSELEQLRQEAEQLRNQIRDARKACSDSTLSQITAGLDSVGRIQMRTRRTLRGHLAKIYAMHWGTDSRLLVSASQDGKLIIWDSYTTNKMHAIPLRSSWVMTCAYAPSGNYVACGGLDNICSIYSLKTREGNVRVTRELPGHTGYLSCCRFLDDNQIVTSSGDTTCALWDIETGQMATSFTGHTGDVMSLSLSPDFKTFVSGACDASSKLWDVRDGMCRQSFTGHVSDINAVCFFPNGNAFTTGSDDATCRLFDLRADQELMMYSHDNIICGITSVAFSKSGRLLLAGYDDFNCNVWDTLKAERAGVLAGHDNRVSCLGVTDDGMAVATGSWDSFLRIWN; translated from the exons ATGAGCGAGCTGGAACAGTTACGGCAGGAAGCGGAGCAACTACGCAATCAAATCCGG GATGCTAGGAAAGCCTGTAGTGACTCCACTCTTTCGCAG ATCACAGCTGGTCTGGACTCAGTGGGCCGGATACAGATGAGAACGCGGCGCACTCTCAGGGGCCACCTCGCCAAGATCTATGCAATGCACTGGGGCACCGACTCCAG GTTACTTGTAAGTGCCTCCCAGGATGGCAAATTGATCATTTGGGACAGCTACACAACAAACAAG ATGCATGCCATCCCACTGCGCTCCTCCTGGGTGATGACCTGTGCATACGCGCCGTCTGGGAACTATGTGGCGTGCGGAGGCCTGGACAACATCTGCTCCATCTACAGCCTGAAGACCCGTGAGGGTAACGTGCGTGTCACCCGCGAGCTGCCcggacacacag GCTATTTGTCTTGCTGTCGTTTCCTGGATGACAACCAGATTGTGACTAGTTCCGGCGACACCACCTG CGCTTTATGGGACATCGAGACTGGCCAGATGGCCACCAGCTTCACGGGCCACACGGGGGATGTGATGAGCCTGTCCCTCAGCCCTGACTTCAAGACTTTTGTGTCGGGGGCCTGTGACGCGTCTTCCAAGCTGTGGGATGTCCGGGACGGCATGTGCAGACAGTCCTTCACTGGCCACGTGTCCGACATTAACGCCGTCTGC TTCTTCCCCAACGGCAACGCCTTTACCACGGGCTCGGACGACGCCACCTGCCGACTGTTCGACCTGCGCGCTGACCAAGAGCTTATGATGTACTCGCACGACAACATCATCTGCGGAATCACCTCAGTGGCCTTCTCCAAGAGTGGCCGCCTGCTGCTGGCCGGCTACGACGACTTCAACTGCAACGTGTGGGACACCCTCAAGGCCGAGCGCGCAG gtGTCCTGGCCGGTCACGACAACAGGGTGAGCTGTTTAGGCGTGACAGACGACGGCATGGCCGTAGCTACGGGCTCATGGGACAGTTTCCTCCGAATCTGGAACTAA